From a single Nothobranchius furzeri strain GRZ-AD chromosome 7, NfurGRZ-RIMD1, whole genome shotgun sequence genomic region:
- the LOC129167233 gene encoding uncharacterized protein isoform X1: MTWRGVIGRNGPPDLNSSGVSLLDFCASRSLAITNTMFEHKDAHRYTWYQGSLGRRSIIDFVVVSSDLRPYVLDTRVKRGTELSTDHHLVVSWIRWQGKMPRRPGRPKRIVKVCWEHLAEEPVKTVFNSHLRQSLDRVPRAVGDIDYEWALFHSVIVEAAVATCGRKVAGASHGGAVRLKKEAYRAWLVCGSPEAAAGTG, encoded by the coding sequence ggaggaacggcccgcctgatctgaactcgagtggtgtttcgttattggacttctgtgcaagccgtagtttggccataacaaacaccatgttcgaacataaggatgcccatcggtacacttggtaccagggcagcctaggtcgcaggtcgatcatagactttgtagtcgtatcatctgacctgcggccatatgttttggacacccgagtgaagagaggaactgagctgtcaactgatcaccacctggtggtgagttggatcagatggcaggggaagatgccgcgtagacctgggagacccaaacgcatagtgaaggtctgctgggaacacttggcagaagaacctgtcaagacggtcttcaactcccacctccggcagagccttgaccgcgtcccaagagcagtgggggacatcgactacgagtgggccttgttccactctgtgattgttgaggcggctgttgctacctgtggtcgcaaggtggccggtgccagtcatggtggagcagtcaggctgaagaaggaggcctacagggcgtggctggt